A genomic segment from Actinomyces lilanjuaniae encodes:
- a CDS encoding HAD family hydrolase, translating to MEHAPLEPELLLPLPASVDLRLVVSDMDGTLVDGEGRVPPGFAQAVSDMRASGVTFAPASGRQLANLRSVLGPEVDDSPVIAENGALVVQGQEEIHSDTISAREAAAAITTVRDLRIDSYDVGAVLACKHCAYIERQDPAFLEQVSLYYKELEVVDDLMSVCLDSVLKVAVFDFGDVEDGSSQMLAAAVPGTQTVVSGQHWVDMMSFQVSKGRALRALQNRLGVTPEQTAVFGDYLNDLDLYEHAALGFAMRNAHPGVRAVATHVAPAHTEDGVLRTVYELLSRVRRDT from the coding sequence GTGGAACACGCGCCCCTCGAGCCCGAGCTTCTTCTGCCCCTGCCAGCCAGTGTCGACTTACGCCTTGTTGTCAGCGACATGGACGGTACCCTCGTTGACGGGGAGGGGAGAGTTCCACCTGGATTTGCTCAGGCCGTGTCCGACATGCGGGCGAGCGGCGTCACCTTTGCTCCTGCGTCGGGACGTCAGCTGGCTAACCTCCGCTCCGTCCTGGGTCCAGAGGTGGATGACAGTCCTGTGATCGCAGAGAACGGGGCCCTGGTGGTCCAGGGGCAGGAGGAGATTCACTCTGACACCATCAGTGCCCGGGAGGCGGCTGCTGCCATCACCACTGTCAGGGACCTGCGTATCGACAGCTACGACGTGGGGGCGGTGCTGGCGTGCAAGCACTGTGCCTATATCGAGCGCCAGGACCCGGCTTTCCTGGAGCAGGTGAGCCTCTACTACAAGGAGCTGGAGGTCGTGGACGACCTCATGTCGGTCTGCTTGGACTCCGTCCTGAAAGTAGCCGTCTTTGACTTCGGCGACGTTGAGGACGGGAGCTCGCAGATGCTGGCAGCCGCTGTTCCCGGGACTCAGACTGTGGTCTCAGGGCAGCACTGGGTGGACATGATGTCCTTCCAGGTCTCCAAGGGAAGGGCTCTGCGCGCCTTGCAGAACCGTCTGGGAGTGACGCCAGAGCAGACAGCGGTCTTCGGCGACTACCTTAACGACCTCGACCTCTACGAGCACGCTGCGCTGGGATTTGCGATGCGTAACGCGCATCCCGGGGTTCGTGCCGTGGCCACGCACGTCGCTCCCGCTCACACCGAGGACGGCGTCCTGCGTACGGTCTACGAGCTTCTCTCCCGGGTCCGTCGCGACACCTGA
- a CDS encoding glutamate--cysteine ligase, translating to MARDTDNSLPVESRDDLVAWIAEGCKSADSVRIGTEHEKIPFYLRDHAPVSYMGDHHRPGVRHLLEGLQQGTGWQPITDGPHLIGLADGNGAGAISLEPGGQLELSGAPVSSLHDTAAELRDHLARTLPLARSLGIGFLSLGAAPTWPRSQVPLMPKSRYAIMSRHMPRVGTLGLDMMLRTASVQVNMDFCDEADMVTKLRVSLALQPLITALFANSPFLDAAPSGMLSTRSHIWTHTDPQRTGMLPFAFERSMGFERYVDYALDVPMYFVKRGEVYYDATGGTFRDLLEGRHPGSSEHPTLGDWENHLSTLFPEVRLKRVLELRGADTVASDLLPALPALVTGILYHRPSLEAAWDLVRDWTTAQRQQLREDAPRLALEASVRGRRLRAVARDVLALAEDGLRSRAHLDSVGLDESVLLDPLREIVESGISRAQYLLARYRDSWDGRLDPLFTENTF from the coding sequence ATGGCCCGTGACACTGACAACTCTCTGCCTGTTGAGAGCCGCGACGATCTTGTCGCCTGGATAGCAGAGGGCTGCAAGTCCGCTGACAGCGTCCGGATAGGCACCGAGCACGAGAAGATCCCCTTCTATCTGCGTGACCACGCTCCGGTCTCCTATATGGGTGACCATCACCGTCCGGGCGTGCGCCACCTGCTTGAAGGGCTCCAGCAGGGCACGGGCTGGCAGCCCATTACGGACGGTCCCCACCTGATCGGCCTGGCCGACGGCAACGGTGCGGGAGCGATCTCCCTGGAGCCCGGGGGACAGCTGGAGCTGTCAGGAGCTCCCGTGTCCAGCCTGCACGATACTGCGGCTGAGCTCAGGGACCACCTGGCTCGTACCCTGCCTCTGGCCCGCTCCCTGGGTATAGGGTTTCTCAGCCTGGGAGCGGCTCCCACCTGGCCCCGTTCCCAGGTGCCGCTGATGCCTAAGAGCCGCTACGCCATCATGTCCCGTCACATGCCCAGAGTCGGCACCCTAGGCCTGGACATGATGCTGCGCACCGCCTCCGTTCAGGTCAACATGGACTTCTGCGACGAGGCTGACATGGTGACCAAGCTGCGGGTGTCACTGGCTCTCCAGCCGCTGATCACGGCTCTGTTTGCCAACTCGCCCTTTCTTGACGCAGCCCCCAGCGGCATGCTGTCCACACGCTCCCACATCTGGACCCACACGGATCCGCAGCGTACTGGCATGCTTCCCTTCGCCTTCGAGCGCTCCATGGGCTTCGAGCGCTACGTGGACTATGCCCTGGACGTTCCTATGTACTTCGTCAAACGAGGCGAGGTCTATTACGACGCGACTGGTGGCACCTTTCGTGACCTGCTGGAGGGGCGGCATCCTGGCAGCAGTGAGCACCCTACCCTGGGGGATTGGGAGAACCACCTGTCCACGCTCTTTCCGGAGGTCCGCCTCAAGCGGGTGCTGGAGCTGCGAGGCGCCGACACCGTCGCCTCCGACCTGCTCCCTGCCCTGCCTGCGCTCGTCACCGGTATCCTCTACCATCGGCCCTCCCTGGAGGCGGCCTGGGACCTGGTTCGTGACTGGACAACTGCACAGCGTCAGCAGTTGCGTGAAGACGCACCGCGCCTGGCACTGGAGGCCAGCGTGCGCGGCCGCAGGCTGAGGGCTGTGGCCCGAGACGTGCTGGCGCTGGCCGAGGACGGGCTTCGTTCCCGGGCGCACCTGGACAGTGTCGGCCTGGACGAGTCTGTCCTCCTCGACCCGCTCAGGGAGATCGTCGAGAGTGGGATATCCAGGGCGCAGTATCTGCTGGCGCGCTACCGGGACTCCTGGGACGGTAGACTGGACCCTCTTTTTACTGAGAACACCTTCTAG
- a CDS encoding anaerobic C4-dicarboxylate transporter family protein, with amino-acid sequence MIWFHLLVVLLFIVVGARLGGIGIGLAGAAGIVVLAATGVSVDADAAPWEVIGIIMSVICTVAALQVAGSMDHLIHLTEVMLRRHPRQIVYLAPFVTFVMSMMCGTGHTAYSVIPVIVDVAKEHDIRPSRPLSIAVVASQVGVAASPISAAMVALVVALEPVHVSYLQCLAVVVPTTFIGCAVGAVVASRQGSELADDPVYQQRKADGLVKSSAAASTSYVARRSAVPGLVIFLAALVLVVVYATVSSPELGIISDPPIASTAAIMTIMLATAAVICMVARKPTNSIASQDTFRAGMTAAVCILGLAWLGNTFVNHYEETISDALSGPMQAMPWLAAVFFYFAAPLMFSHAATTRAFMPLMVGLGLSPVALVASYPAVANYYLLPNYPTTVAAMEMDDTGSTRVGSNVLAHPFVLPGTVSIVVCIALSFLIAPLVLG; translated from the coding sequence GTGATCTGGTTCCATCTCCTTGTCGTTCTCCTGTTCATCGTCGTCGGTGCCCGGCTGGGAGGCATCGGTATCGGCCTGGCCGGGGCTGCTGGCATCGTGGTCCTGGCAGCCACCGGGGTGAGTGTCGATGCCGACGCCGCCCCCTGGGAGGTCATCGGCATCATCATGTCGGTGATCTGTACCGTTGCCGCGCTCCAGGTGGCTGGATCCATGGACCACCTCATCCACCTCACCGAGGTGATGCTGCGCCGTCACCCCAGGCAGATCGTCTACCTGGCGCCGTTCGTCACCTTCGTCATGTCGATGATGTGCGGGACCGGGCACACCGCCTACTCGGTCATCCCTGTGATTGTCGATGTCGCCAAGGAGCACGACATCCGGCCCTCCAGGCCCCTGTCCATCGCCGTGGTCGCCTCGCAGGTAGGGGTAGCGGCCTCGCCCATCTCAGCCGCCATGGTGGCACTGGTAGTTGCCCTGGAGCCCGTGCACGTCAGCTACCTGCAGTGCCTGGCCGTCGTCGTGCCCACCACCTTCATCGGGTGCGCGGTGGGCGCCGTGGTCGCCTCCCGGCAGGGGTCGGAGCTGGCGGACGACCCCGTCTACCAGCAGCGTAAGGCCGACGGACTTGTCAAGTCCAGCGCCGCCGCCTCTACCTCCTACGTCGCCCGCCGTAGCGCAGTCCCCGGTCTGGTCATCTTCCTAGCGGCGCTGGTCCTTGTCGTCGTCTACGCGACGGTGAGCTCCCCCGAGCTGGGCATCATCTCTGACCCGCCCATCGCGTCAACCGCCGCCATCATGACGATCATGCTGGCCACCGCCGCTGTCATCTGCATGGTTGCCAGGAAGCCCACGAACTCGATCGCCAGCCAGGACACCTTCCGCGCGGGCATGACCGCTGCGGTGTGCATCCTGGGTCTGGCCTGGCTCGGCAACACCTTTGTCAACCACTACGAGGAGACTATCTCTGACGCGCTGTCCGGGCCTATGCAGGCTATGCCCTGGCTGGCTGCCGTGTTCTTCTACTTCGCGGCTCCCCTCATGTTCTCCCACGCGGCAACCACGCGTGCCTTCATGCCGCTCATGGTCGGTCTCGGGCTGTCTCCGGTCGCGCTGGTCGCCAGCTACCCTGCCGTGGCGAACTACTACCTGCTGCCGAACTACCCGACGACGGTGGCAGCCATGGAGATGGACGACACCGGCTCTACCCGGGTGGGCTCCAACGTGCTTGCTCACCCCTTTGTCCTGCCCGGGACGGTGTCGATCGTCGTATGTATCGCGCTGAGCTTCCTGATCGCCCCCCTTGTCCTTGGCTGA
- a CDS encoding YdcF family protein yields the protein MSTPGLHVLQVAGGAVLIALAVATAAELVHLSASRWYLGQDPAGEKDAREVVVVLGHADAGVTAGHVNRRRAVYALRSRTGPHSLLVASGGSVAGPVAEAELLAGYARALGYTGGLLTETRSRSTWENIRNVIPVLESAQRIVIVSDAVHAAKARRLLHMQRPDLAARLARAEDYRPGEDLLLKVPSAVLGTADLLSTYLAPRLVASPAWVRRRVHRRRPARELSPKRR from the coding sequence GTGAGCACCCCCGGTCTACATGTCCTTCAGGTGGCAGGAGGCGCTGTGCTCATAGCCCTGGCCGTGGCCACCGCTGCCGAGCTCGTCCACCTCAGCGCCTCACGGTGGTACCTAGGCCAGGACCCGGCAGGCGAGAAGGACGCCCGCGAGGTCGTCGTAGTCCTCGGCCACGCGGACGCCGGCGTGACAGCAGGTCATGTCAACCGTCGTCGCGCTGTCTACGCTCTGCGCTCCCGGACAGGACCACACTCGTTGCTGGTTGCCAGCGGCGGCAGCGTGGCCGGGCCTGTTGCCGAGGCGGAGCTGCTGGCCGGGTACGCCCGCGCCCTGGGCTACACCGGGGGGCTCCTTACCGAGACACGCAGCAGGTCTACGTGGGAGAACATCCGCAACGTCATCCCGGTCCTAGAAAGCGCCCAGCGCATCGTCATTGTCTCTGACGCCGTGCACGCGGCCAAGGCCCGGCGCCTCCTACACATGCAGCGTCCTGACCTGGCGGCCCGGCTGGCTCGGGCTGAGGACTACCGTCCCGGGGAGGACCTGCTCCTCAAGGTACCGAGCGCAGTGCTGGGAACAGCGGACCTCCTGAGCACCTACCTGGCACCCAGGCTGGTGGCCAGCCCAGCCTGGGTCCGCAGACGGGTGCACCGTAGAAGGCCAGCGAGAGAACTCAGTCCGAAGAGGAGATAA
- a CDS encoding rhodanese-like domain-containing protein, with protein sequence MQEISATELRRRLESGEDLVVLDVRESHEVAEAAIDGSVSIPLGQVVERRNELDPSRTTAVVCAGGVRSARAIQALTDAGYEGGLLNVTGGMKAWLEQQAG encoded by the coding sequence ATGCAGGAGATCAGCGCTACCGAATTGCGCAGGCGACTAGAGTCGGGGGAGGACCTGGTGGTGCTCGACGTGCGTGAGTCCCACGAGGTGGCTGAGGCTGCTATTGACGGCTCAGTGAGTATCCCCCTGGGACAGGTCGTGGAGCGCAGGAACGAGCTCGACCCCTCCCGGACCACTGCGGTGGTCTGTGCTGGGGGAGTGCGCTCCGCCCGTGCGATCCAGGCCTTGACCGATGCGGGATACGAGGGTGGACTCCTCAACGTCACCGGCGGCATGAAGGCCTGGTTGGAGCAGCAGGCTGGATGA